Proteins encoded together in one Streptomyces sp. NA04227 window:
- a CDS encoding NADH-quinone oxidoreductase subunit C — MNANNSDNNGNKSNKSNDSNKSNSSNNGTNGTNGTTGNSGPDTGVNPEADLNAQNLPGQRGEGGEEIRVQRGMFGANNGGDTSGYGGLVRSVRLPGPTARPYGGWFDEVADELEGALEEQGLVPENAIDKTVVDRGELTFHIEREHLVRVARTLRDDPALRFELCTGVSGVHYPHDKGRELHAVYHLRSITHNRLIRLEVSAPDAAPHIPSLVEVYPTNDWHEREAYDFFGLVFDGHPALTRIMMPDDWQGFPQRKDYPLGGIPVEYKGAQIPAPDQRRSYS; from the coding sequence ATGAACGCGAACAACAGTGACAACAACGGCAACAAGAGCAACAAGAGCAACGACAGCAACAAGAGCAACAGCAGTAACAACGGCACCAACGGCACCAACGGCACCACTGGCAACAGTGGTCCCGACACAGGCGTGAACCCCGAGGCCGACCTCAACGCGCAGAACCTGCCGGGCCAGCGCGGCGAGGGCGGCGAGGAGATCCGCGTCCAGCGCGGCATGTTCGGCGCCAACAACGGCGGCGACACCTCCGGCTACGGCGGCCTGGTCCGCTCCGTACGGCTGCCGGGCCCCACGGCCCGCCCGTACGGCGGGTGGTTCGACGAGGTCGCCGACGAGCTGGAGGGCGCGCTCGAAGAACAGGGTCTGGTGCCCGAGAACGCCATCGACAAGACGGTCGTGGACCGCGGCGAACTGACCTTCCACATCGAGCGGGAACACCTCGTACGCGTGGCGCGCACGCTGCGTGACGACCCGGCGCTGCGCTTCGAACTGTGCACCGGCGTGAGCGGCGTGCACTACCCGCACGACAAGGGCCGTGAGCTGCACGCCGTCTACCACCTGCGCTCGATCACCCACAACAGGCTGATCCGCCTGGAGGTCAGCGCGCCGGACGCGGCACCGCACATCCCCTCGCTGGTCGAGGTGTACCCGACCAACGACTGGCACGAGCGCGAGGCCTACGACTTCTTCGGCCTCGTCTTCGACGGCCACCCCGCGCTGACGCGGATCATGATGCCGGACGACTGGCAGGGCTTCCCGCAGCGCAAGGACTATCCCCTCGGCGGCATCCCCGTCGAGTACAAGGGCGCCCAGATCCCGGCTCCGGACCAGCGGAGGTCGTACTCGTGA
- a CDS encoding NADH-quinone oxidoreductase subunit D encodes MNTDFSSPAASSSSDPFGESGARETTEGTVYTVTGGDWDEVARSAAQADDERIVVNMGPQHPSTHGVLRLILEIDGETVTEARCGIGYLHTGIEKNLEFRTWTQGTTFVTRMDYLTPFYNEAAYCLAVEKLLGIEGEIPDRATVIRVLLMELNRLSSHLVAIATGGMELGATTIMIYGFRDRELILDIYETITGLRMNHAFIRPGGLAQDLPPGAIEQIRAFLKTMKTNLPEYDKLATGNPIFKARMQDIGYLDLAGCMATGATGPILRSAGLPHDLRKSSPYCGYETYDFEVPTTDTCDSYGRFLIRIEEMRQSLRIVEQCLERLEPGPVMVGDKKIAWPAQLALGPDGLGNSLDHIRKIMGTSMESLIHHFKLVTEGFRVPPGQVYTAVESPKGELGVHAVSDGGTRPFRVHYRDPSFTNLQAMAAMCEGGQVADVIVAVASIDPVMGGVDR; translated from the coding sequence GTGAACACGGACTTCTCCTCCCCGGCCGCCTCGTCCTCCTCGGACCCCTTCGGCGAGTCCGGCGCGCGCGAGACCACCGAGGGGACCGTCTACACGGTCACCGGCGGCGACTGGGACGAGGTCGCCCGGTCCGCCGCCCAGGCCGACGACGAGCGCATCGTCGTCAACATGGGCCCGCAGCACCCGTCCACGCACGGCGTGCTCCGGCTCATCCTGGAGATCGACGGCGAGACCGTCACCGAGGCCCGCTGCGGAATCGGCTACCTGCACACCGGAATCGAGAAGAACCTCGAATTCCGCACCTGGACGCAGGGCACCACCTTCGTGACGCGCATGGACTACCTCACGCCCTTCTACAACGAGGCCGCCTACTGCCTCGCGGTGGAAAAGCTCCTCGGTATCGAGGGCGAGATCCCCGACCGCGCGACCGTCATCCGCGTCCTGCTGATGGAGCTGAACCGGCTCTCCTCGCACCTGGTGGCCATCGCCACCGGCGGCATGGAACTCGGCGCGACCACGATCATGATCTACGGCTTCCGCGATCGTGAACTGATTCTCGACATCTACGAGACCATCACCGGCCTGCGCATGAACCACGCGTTCATCCGCCCCGGCGGCCTCGCCCAGGACCTGCCGCCCGGCGCGATCGAGCAGATCCGCGCCTTCCTGAAGACCATGAAGACCAACCTTCCCGAGTACGACAAGCTCGCCACCGGGAACCCGATCTTCAAGGCCCGTATGCAGGACATCGGCTACCTGGACCTGGCCGGCTGCATGGCCACCGGCGCCACCGGGCCCATCCTGCGCTCCGCGGGACTCCCGCACGACCTGCGCAAGTCCAGCCCGTACTGCGGATACGAGACCTACGACTTCGAGGTGCCGACCACCGACACCTGCGACTCCTACGGACGCTTCCTCATCCGTATCGAGGAGATGCGCCAGTCCCTGCGCATCGTCGAGCAGTGCCTGGAGCGGCTCGAACCGGGTCCGGTCATGGTCGGCGACAAGAAGATCGCCTGGCCCGCGCAGCTCGCGCTGGGGCCGGACGGCCTCGGCAACTCCCTGGACCACATCAGGAAGATCATGGGCACCTCGATGGAGTCCCTGATTCACCACTTCAAGCTGGTGACCGAGGGCTTCAGGGTCCCGCCCGGCCAGGTCTACACGGCGGTCGAGTCGCCCAAGGGCGAGCTCGGCGTCCACGCGGTGTCCGACGGCGGCACCCGCCCGTTCCGGGTCCACTACCGCGACCCGTCGTTCACCAATCTGCAGGCCATGGCGGCGATGTGCGAGGGCGGCCAGGTCGCCGACGTCATCGTCGCCGTCGCGTCCATCGACCCCGTGATGGGAGGCGTCGACCGGTGA
- the nuoE gene encoding NADH-quinone oxidoreductase subunit NuoE, which yields MTSTPAGHEVALGMPQPPAPPYPAEVHARLEADAREVISRYPDSRSALLPLLHLVQAEEGHVTRTGMRFCAEILDLTTAEVTAVATFYSMYRRRPSGDYQVGVCTNTLCAVMGGDAIFDGLKEHLGVGNGETTEDGKVTLEHIECNAACDFAPVVMVNWEFFDNQNVESAKRLVDELRAGATVEPTRGAPLCTFKETARILAGFPDERAGAVEATGGAGPASLVGLRLAKGQSPYAQVVAPRAERIREQPPHEPSPTEHLSSHDAPQETSASDPDHPAGPTPGSRPADEEGK from the coding sequence GTGACATCCACACCAGCCGGACACGAGGTGGCGCTGGGCATGCCCCAGCCCCCCGCCCCGCCGTACCCGGCCGAGGTGCACGCCCGACTCGAGGCGGACGCACGGGAGGTCATCTCCCGCTATCCCGACTCGCGTTCGGCGCTGCTTCCGCTGCTGCACCTGGTGCAGGCCGAGGAGGGTCACGTCACGCGGACCGGCATGCGGTTCTGCGCGGAGATCCTCGACCTGACCACCGCCGAGGTCACCGCGGTCGCCACCTTCTACTCGATGTACCGGCGCCGCCCCAGCGGTGACTACCAGGTCGGCGTGTGCACCAACACGCTGTGCGCGGTGATGGGCGGCGACGCCATCTTCGACGGGCTCAAGGAGCACCTCGGCGTCGGCAACGGCGAGACCACCGAGGACGGCAAGGTCACCCTCGAACACATCGAGTGCAACGCGGCCTGCGACTTCGCGCCGGTGGTGATGGTCAACTGGGAGTTCTTTGACAACCAGAACGTCGAGTCCGCCAAGCGCCTGGTCGACGAACTGCGCGCGGGCGCCACCGTGGAGCCCACCCGCGGCGCCCCCCTGTGCACCTTCAAGGAGACCGCCCGCATCCTCGCCGGGTTCCCCGACGAGCGCGCGGGCGCGGTCGAGGCGACCGGCGGCGCGGGCCCCGCCTCGCTCGTCGGCCTCAGGCTCGCCAAGGGCCAGTCCCCGTACGCACAGGTCGTGGCCCCGCGCGCGGAACGCATCCGTGAGCAACCGCCGCACGAGCCGTCCCCCACCGAGCACTTGAGCTCCCACGACGCGCCGCAGGAGACCTCCGCGTCGGACCCCGACCACCCTGCGGGCCCCACCCCCGGCTCCCGCCCCGCCGACGAGGAGGGGAAGTGA
- a CDS encoding NADH-quinone oxidoreductase subunit B family protein, with product MGIEEKLPSGFLLTTVEQAAGWVRKSSVFPATFGLACCAIEMMTTGAGRYDLARFGMEVFRGSPRQADLMIVAGRVSQKMAPVLRQVYDQMPNPKWVISMGVCASSGGMFNNYAIVQGVDHVVPVDIYLPGCPPRPEMLLDAILKLHTKIQGSKLGVNREEAAREAEQAALNALPTIEMKGLLR from the coding sequence ATGGGAATCGAAGAGAAACTCCCGAGCGGTTTTCTGCTGACCACCGTCGAACAGGCCGCGGGCTGGGTGCGCAAGTCATCCGTCTTTCCCGCCACCTTCGGCCTGGCCTGCTGTGCCATCGAGATGATGACGACCGGGGCGGGCCGGTACGACCTGGCGCGCTTCGGCATGGAGGTCTTCCGCGGCTCACCGCGCCAGGCCGACCTGATGATCGTGGCCGGGCGGGTGAGCCAGAAGATGGCGCCTGTCCTGAGGCAGGTCTACGACCAGATGCCCAACCCGAAGTGGGTGATCTCCATGGGCGTCTGCGCTTCCTCCGGCGGCATGTTCAACAACTACGCGATCGTCCAGGGCGTCGACCACGTCGTCCCCGTCGACATCTATCTGCCGGGCTGTCCGCCGCGGCCCGAGATGCTGCTGGACGCGATCCTCAAGCTGCACACCAAGATTCAGGGCTCCAAGCTCGGTGTGAACCGCGAGGAGGCCGCCCGCGAGGCCGAGCAGGCCGCACTCAACGCACTGCCCACCATCGAGATGAAGGGGCTGCTGCGATGA
- the nuoF gene encoding NADH-quinone oxidoreductase subunit NuoF translates to MSVATENGDPARPEPEFSPEKLLAPVLSAFWDEENSWTLDVYRRHEGYEGLRKALAMSPDDLIAYVKDSGLRGRGGAGFPTGMKWQFIPQGDGKPHYLVVNADESEPGTCKDIPLLFANPHSLIEGIAIACYAIRSSHAFIYLRGEVVPVLRRLHEAVREAYAAGYLGKDALGPGLDLELTVHAGAGAYICGEETALLDSLEGRRGQPRLRPPFPAVAGLYACPTVVNNVESIASVPAILNKGKEWFRSMGSEKSAGFTLYSLSGHVANPGQFEAPLGITLRQLLDMSGGMRPGHRLKFWTPGGSSTPLLTDEHLDVPLDYEGVGAAGSMLGTKALQCFDETTCVVRAVTRWTEFYAHESCGKCTPCREGTYWLVQLLRDLEDGKGVHSDLDKLNDIADNINGKSFCALGDGAASPIFSSLKYFRAEYEQHIDEKGCPFDPARSTAWADHPTEVNA, encoded by the coding sequence ATGAGCGTGGCCACCGAGAACGGCGATCCGGCCCGCCCCGAGCCGGAGTTCAGCCCCGAGAAGCTGCTCGCGCCCGTCCTGTCCGCGTTCTGGGACGAGGAGAACTCCTGGACGCTGGACGTCTACCGGCGCCACGAGGGATACGAGGGACTGCGCAAGGCCCTCGCCATGTCGCCGGACGATCTGATCGCCTATGTGAAGGACTCCGGTCTGCGCGGACGCGGCGGCGCCGGCTTCCCCACCGGAATGAAGTGGCAGTTCATTCCGCAGGGCGACGGCAAACCGCACTACCTCGTCGTCAACGCCGACGAGTCGGAGCCGGGAACCTGCAAGGACATCCCCCTTCTCTTCGCCAATCCGCACTCCCTCATCGAGGGCATCGCGATCGCCTGCTACGCGATCCGCTCCTCGCACGCCTTCATCTATCTGCGCGGCGAGGTCGTCCCCGTACTGCGTCGCCTGCACGAGGCCGTACGCGAGGCCTACGCCGCGGGCTACCTCGGCAAGGACGCCCTCGGCCCCGGGCTCGACCTCGAACTGACCGTGCACGCGGGCGCCGGTGCGTACATCTGCGGTGAGGAGACCGCCCTCCTCGACTCGCTCGAAGGCCGCCGCGGCCAGCCCCGGCTGCGGCCGCCCTTCCCGGCCGTCGCCGGTCTGTACGCCTGCCCCACTGTGGTGAACAACGTCGAGTCCATCGCCTCGGTTCCCGCGATCCTGAACAAGGGCAAGGAGTGGTTCCGTTCGATGGGCAGCGAGAAGTCCGCGGGCTTCACGCTGTACTCGCTGAGCGGACACGTCGCCAACCCCGGCCAGTTCGAGGCGCCGCTCGGTATCACGCTGCGCCAGCTGCTCGACATGAGCGGCGGCATGCGGCCCGGCCACCGCCTCAAGTTCTGGACGCCCGGCGGCTCTTCGACGCCGCTGCTCACCGACGAGCACCTGGACGTCCCCCTCGACTACGAGGGTGTCGGCGCCGCCGGTTCCATGCTCGGCACCAAGGCGCTCCAGTGCTTCGACGAGACCACCTGTGTGGTCCGCGCGGTCACCCGCTGGACCGAGTTCTACGCCCATGAGTCCTGCGGAAAGTGCACGCCCTGCCGTGAAGGCACGTACTGGCTCGTGCAGTTGCTGCGAGACCTGGAGGACGGAAAGGGCGTCCACAGCGATCTCGACAAGCTGAACGACATCGCCGACAACATCAACGGCAAGTCCTTCTGCGCCCTCGGCGACGGCGCCGCCTCGCCGATCTTCTCCTCGCTGAAGTACTTCCGCGCGGAGTACGAGCAGCACATCGACGAAAAGGGCTGCCCCTTCGATCCGGCCAGGTCGACCGCCTGGGCCGACCACCCCACGGAGGTGAACGCATGA